A genomic stretch from Desulfolutivibrio sulfodismutans DSM 3696 includes:
- a CDS encoding chemotaxis protein CheA, with product MRDLFMEEVGETLAELDTALLELEKAPHDAELINRIFRGVHTLKGACDMFGVDDAVALAHAVESVFDHVRGGWRDVDKALMDLAFSARDRFAAMLAEGADPAAEKDEALLQAFRDLLRTTNLTGSQTAAPAAPGVVAPEAPTAPAAATFRIRFAPRRTEGVLAILDELRGLGECRVEADLAEAPLLPDFDPAVCPARFTVLVTTDKGENALRDVFLFLDDSSEATIEAVEEWELSDAWQAPAATAAGDAPEVLAEPAPDGPGASQAAPTAAPAVSRESGASIPVAPVPPEEPVAPEAAKAVRKAAPKEAVHSLRVDAVKLDELVNLVGELVIAQARLSQLAGDIRHPALTGVAEEIERLSNELRDNTLGIRMLPIGTTFSRFRRLVRDLSSDMQKQIELVTEGGETELDKTVIEQLGDPLVHLLRNSIDHGIEPPRERMECGKPPVGKITLSAEHAGGEVLIHIIDDGRGMNPEKIRAKAVEKGLIPSDARMTDAEIFNLIFLPGFSTAEKVTNVSGRGVGMDVVKRGIDSLRGKIDIQSDPGAGSRIIIKLPLTLAIIDGLQVRSGGEHYIIPLSLVEECVELSRQTASLSGRNRTIHLRGEIVPYIRLREVFGLPGDAPAIEQVVVTRHEGERAGLAVDEVVGQQQTVIKSLGNYIGSVEGISGATINGDGSMSLILDVPTLVASVKRQAA from the coding sequence ATGCGAGACCTGTTCATGGAAGAGGTGGGGGAAACCCTGGCCGAACTCGACACCGCGCTTCTCGAATTGGAGAAGGCCCCGCACGACGCGGAACTGATCAATCGCATCTTCCGGGGGGTGCATACCCTCAAGGGGGCCTGCGACATGTTCGGCGTGGACGACGCCGTGGCCCTGGCCCATGCCGTGGAATCGGTGTTCGACCATGTGCGCGGCGGCTGGCGGGATGTGGACAAGGCCCTTATGGACCTGGCGTTTTCGGCCAGGGACCGGTTTGCGGCCATGCTGGCCGAGGGCGCGGACCCGGCCGCCGAAAAGGACGAGGCCCTTTTGCAGGCCTTTCGCGATCTGTTGCGCACCACCAATCTTACCGGGTCGCAGACGGCCGCCCCGGCCGCCCCGGGCGTTGTCGCGCCCGAGGCGCCGACCGCCCCGGCCGCCGCCACGTTCCGCATCCGCTTCGCCCCCAGGCGGACGGAGGGCGTCCTGGCCATCCTGGACGAACTGCGGGGCCTGGGGGAGTGCCGGGTGGAGGCGGATCTGGCCGAGGCCCCCCTGCTCCCCGATTTCGACCCTGCCGTCTGCCCGGCCCGGTTCACCGTCCTGGTGACCACGGACAAGGGCGAGAACGCCCTGCGGGACGTATTTCTTTTCCTCGACGACAGTTCCGAGGCCACGATAGAGGCCGTCGAGGAATGGGAGCTTTCCGACGCCTGGCAGGCCCCTGCCGCGACGGCCGCCGGGGATGCGCCCGAGGTCTTGGCCGAACCGGCCCCGGACGGCCCTGGGGCGTCGCAGGCTGCGCCGACGGCGGCCCCGGCCGTCTCCCGGGAGAGCGGCGCGTCAATTCCCGTGGCCCCCGTGCCCCCCGAGGAGCCCGTGGCCCCCGAGGCCGCCAAGGCCGTGCGCAAGGCGGCCCCCAAGGAGGCGGTCCACAGCCTGCGGGTGGACGCCGTCAAGCTCGACGAACTGGTCAACCTGGTGGGGGAGCTGGTCATCGCCCAGGCCCGCCTGAGCCAACTGGCCGGGGACATCCGCCATCCGGCCTTGACCGGCGTGGCCGAGGAGATCGAGCGGCTCTCCAACGAACTGCGGGACAACACCCTGGGTATCCGCATGCTGCCCATCGGCACCACCTTCAGCCGCTTCCGGCGGCTGGTGCGCGATCTGTCCTCGGACATGCAGAAGCAGATCGAGCTGGTCACCGAGGGCGGCGAGACGGAGTTGGACAAGACGGTCATCGAGCAGCTCGGCGATCCCCTGGTGCATCTGTTGCGCAACAGCATCGACCACGGCATCGAACCGCCCCGGGAACGCATGGAGTGCGGCAAGCCGCCCGTGGGGAAGATCACCCTGTCCGCCGAGCATGCGGGCGGGGAGGTGCTCATCCACATCATTGACGACGGCCGGGGCATGAATCCGGAGAAGATCCGGGCCAAGGCCGTGGAAAAGGGCTTGATTCCCTCCGATGCCCGGATGACCGACGCCGAGATCTTTAATCTGATCTTTCTGCCCGGCTTCTCCACGGCCGAAAAGGTGACCAACGTCTCCGGCCGGGGCGTGGGCATGGACGTGGTCAAGCGGGGCATCGATTCCCTGCGCGGCAAGATCGACATCCAAAGCGATCCGGGCGCGGGCAGCCGCATCATCATCAAGCTGCCGCTGACCCTGGCCATCATCGACGGATTGCAGGTCAGATCCGGCGGGGAGCACTACATCATCCCCCTGTCCCTGGTGGAGGAATGCGTGGAGCTGTCGCGGCAGACGGCAAGCCTGTCGGGACGCAACCGGACCATCCATCTGCGCGGGGAGATCGTGCCCTACATCCGGCTGCGGGAGGTGTTCGGGCTGCCGGGCGACGCCCCGGCCATCGAACAGGTGGTGGTCACCCGGCACGAAGGGGAGCGGGCCGGATTGGCCGTGGACGAGGTGGTGGGACAGCAGCAGACGGTGATCAAGAGCCTGGGCAACTACATCGGCAGCGTGGAGGGCATCTCCGGGGCCACCATCAACGGCGACGGGTCCATGTCGCTGATCCTCGACGTGCCCACGCTCGTGGCCTCGGTCAAACGCCAGGCAGCCTGA
- a CDS encoding esterase/lipase family protein — protein MVLVAALAAGCAGITVKRVDPGKRMESFDRSALSSSRPSERTIAFLKQRDLEDYWKSDPLGLITMLDAQYRDDPSGDTLFALMEICRLEAERNKAVPEDAAVRHLSCALYAYLYLLNLKDNPQGNLYHPYSRLAAQFYNTSLARYLLYARESGLRYEHGRKLRLLVGQIELDRRHSELSWNPEEFAGFKLAYEYEVGGLETYNVNPGLGVPMALIRKQQERDTARPEDKFLPTIEQTYAATAFLRIKPEPEGGNTFTADFELYDPMKTDSIRLGDVSVPLEIDLTTPLAYMIANAPSPQGITGLMDPEATAPQQGLYMLQPYQPDKIPVIFVHGLMSSPRTWLNMLNGLMGDPVLRRRYQFWFFKYPTGNPVLYSAATLRDSIAQVRTAFDPEGRDAQFNKMVIVSHSMGGLLTKTMVQSSGTHLWDMFSDVGITDMDITPDERAFLSRLFFFEPQPAVSRVVFIATPHRGAGMAVGTIGRIGRALVTLPATLVKSTAGVFAHLANKRSPHASQALHSLDSLPTGIDSLAPSNPVLKYLVETEIQVPYHSIIGNDRVAKPGGTDGVVPYTSSHLDGAASELVVHSGHNAQEHPLAIREVRRILLEHLGEASGSGGKTVAGGQ, from the coding sequence ATGGTGCTTGTCGCCGCCCTGGCCGCAGGGTGCGCAGGCATTACGGTCAAACGGGTGGACCCCGGCAAGCGGATGGAGTCGTTTGACCGCAGTGCGCTTTCTTCCAGCAGGCCCAGCGAACGCACCATCGCCTTCCTCAAGCAGCGGGATCTGGAAGACTATTGGAAAAGCGACCCCCTCGGACTCATCACCATGCTCGACGCGCAATACCGCGACGACCCCTCCGGGGATACGCTTTTTGCGCTCATGGAGATCTGCCGCCTGGAGGCCGAACGGAACAAGGCCGTCCCGGAAGACGCCGCCGTCAGGCATCTTTCCTGCGCCCTCTATGCCTACCTGTACCTCCTGAACCTCAAAGACAACCCGCAAGGCAATCTGTACCACCCGTATTCGCGCCTGGCCGCCCAATTCTACAACACCTCCCTGGCCAGATATCTTCTGTACGCCAGGGAAAGCGGCCTGCGGTATGAACACGGCCGCAAGCTCAGGCTCCTGGTCGGGCAGATCGAACTCGACCGGCGACACTCCGAGTTGTCCTGGAACCCCGAGGAGTTCGCCGGATTCAAACTGGCCTATGAATACGAGGTGGGGGGGCTTGAGACATACAATGTGAATCCGGGGCTCGGGGTTCCCATGGCCCTGATCCGGAAGCAGCAGGAACGGGATACGGCCCGGCCCGAGGACAAGTTCCTTCCGACCATCGAGCAGACCTACGCGGCCACCGCGTTTTTGCGCATCAAGCCGGAACCGGAGGGCGGCAACACCTTCACGGCCGATTTTGAGTTGTACGACCCCATGAAAACCGACTCCATCCGGTTGGGCGACGTCTCCGTGCCCCTGGAGATCGACCTCACCACGCCCCTGGCCTACATGATCGCCAACGCCCCCTCGCCGCAGGGAATCACGGGCCTTATGGACCCCGAGGCCACGGCCCCGCAGCAGGGCCTGTACATGTTGCAGCCCTACCAGCCGGACAAGATTCCGGTGATCTTCGTGCACGGGCTCATGTCCTCCCCCCGCACCTGGTTGAACATGCTCAACGGCCTCATGGGCGATCCGGTCCTGCGCCGCCGCTACCAGTTCTGGTTTTTCAAGTATCCGACGGGCAATCCCGTGCTGTATTCGGCCGCGACCCTGCGCGATTCCATCGCCCAGGTGCGAACGGCCTTCGACCCCGAGGGCAGGGACGCCCAGTTCAACAAGATGGTCATTGTGTCGCACAGCATGGGGGGGCTTTTGACAAAGACCATGGTGCAGTCCAGCGGCACGCACCTGTGGGACATGTTCTCCGATGTCGGCATTACGGACATGGACATCACGCCGGACGAGAGGGCGTTTTTGTCCAGGCTGTTTTTTTTCGAGCCGCAGCCCGCAGTGTCGCGGGTGGTGTTCATCGCCACGCCGCACCGTGGGGCCGGGATGGCCGTGGGCACCATCGGCCGCATCGGCCGGGCCCTGGTGACCCTGCCCGCCACCCTCGTCAAATCGACGGCGGGCGTGTTCGCCCATTTGGCGAATAAACGCTCGCCCCATGCCTCGCAGGCCCTGCACAGCCTGGATTCCCTGCCCACGGGGATCGATTCCCTGGCGCCGAGCAACCCTGTGCTCAAGTACCTGGTGGAGACCGAAATCCAGGTTCCCTACCATTCCATCATCGGCAACGACCGTGTGGCCAAGCCCGGCGGCACGGACGGCGTCGTGCCCTATACGAGCTCCCACCTGGACGGGGCCGCGTCGGAGCTGGTGGTGCATTCCGGCCACAACGCCCAGGAGCACCCCCTGGCCATCCGAGAGGTGCGGCGCATCCTGTTGGAGCATCTCGGGGAGGCCTCCGGCAGCGGCGGGAAGACCGTGGCGGGGGGCCAGTGA
- a CDS encoding Lnb N-terminal periplasmic domain-containing protein has product MKALRALSRIAAAAGAVLATVWASLAAYWSDIPGQTGRTALAAGIVLAAVLIFAGIRRRAVAYAVFAAALAGFVLWWAAIPASGVRDWQRDVAVLPFAQVQGDMVTVHNIRNFAYTTETDYQPGYYDRTFDLTTLDSVDLIAVYWMGDAIAHVMVSFGFGGRDYLCLSIETRKEVGEDYSSIRGFFKQYELTYVVADERDLIRLRTGYRNPPEDVYIYRTRMTPENARLFFMEYMKEINRLHETPEFYNTLTTNCTTNVVQHLRAFGGKARYNWKILLSGYAPRYAYEMGALDDTLPFEALRAAGHVNGKAASAGNGDDFSARIREGLPGVPPLASRAASGR; this is encoded by the coding sequence GTGAAGGCGCTGCGGGCGCTTTCGCGGATCGCGGCCGCCGCCGGGGCGGTCCTGGCGACCGTCTGGGCCAGCCTGGCCGCCTACTGGTCGGACATCCCCGGCCAGACCGGGAGAACGGCCCTGGCGGCGGGCATCGTCCTGGCGGCGGTCCTGATTTTTGCGGGCATCCGGCGGCGGGCCGTGGCCTATGCCGTCTTTGCGGCCGCGCTGGCGGGCTTTGTCCTGTGGTGGGCCGCCATCCCCGCCTCCGGCGTCCGCGACTGGCAGCGCGACGTGGCCGTGCTTCCCTTCGCCCAGGTGCAAGGCGACATGGTCACCGTGCATAACATCCGCAATTTCGCCTACACGACCGAGACCGACTACCAACCGGGCTACTACGACAGGACGTTCGACCTCACGACGCTCGATTCCGTGGACCTGATCGCGGTCTACTGGATGGGCGACGCCATCGCCCACGTCATGGTGAGCTTCGGCTTCGGGGGCAGGGACTATCTGTGCCTGTCCATTGAAACGCGCAAGGAGGTTGGCGAGGACTATTCGTCGATCAGGGGCTTTTTCAAGCAGTACGAACTGACCTATGTGGTCGCCGACGAACGGGATCTGATCCGCCTGCGCACCGGGTACCGCAACCCTCCGGAAGACGTGTACATCTACAGGACGCGCATGACGCCGGAGAACGCCCGCCTGTTTTTCATGGAATATATGAAGGAGATAAACCGGCTGCACGAGACGCCCGAGTTTTACAACACGCTGACAACGAACTGCACCACCAACGTGGTGCAGCATCTGCGGGCCTTCGGCGGCAAGGCCCGCTACAATTGGAAGATCCTGCTCTCAGGCTATGCGCCTCGCTACGCCTACGAGATGGGGGCACTCGACGACACCCTGCCCTTCGAGGCCCTTCGGGCTGCGGGCCATGTGAACGGCAAGGCCGCCTCGGCCGGAAATGGTGACGATTTTTCGGCCCGGATCAGGGAGGGTCTGCCGGGCGTGCCGCCCCTTGCCTCCAGGGCGGCCTCCGGTAGGTGA
- a CDS encoding ATP-binding protein translates to MFHKFSAKIIFVIIATIAVMATGIAATSWRSIVETSYATQKNSAVNILRLVAQNIQNQYSQLVDFEVEFIVKRRELLQQENATVLARLDVLSRMSQEGRITEEHAKRQALEWIDSHRTPQRDVIVFDKDAVSLSQADRAMIGKPLTGFRNIRGGDAFASMIERLDNARENYAVISWPTSPGGPTRKQLAISSAFPAWGWVIARTEPIDSLEDIVASKREAILRDVTRTMQETDLPGSGSLFLVRGDGEILMHPSLPRGPLDSSLAASLIPRLKAAAQTPGVPFSFAWPPPGNHEPPSQEIVFAQYFKPFDWYICYSLKEEDLSAAATGLTRELLEIILVAALLSIATLLYFLRRFTRPVLKLMELITGLPEREFVLDQRGHETLAMLSEGRTDEVGRLSDAFRGLLGRLESHLEELGQLVLERAMHIRALENAALTLEARVSERTGNLRRANERLTLEIRQREEATDSLRSSEEKFRALAESMPGMVYLVKNDDQFTMLYLNGYARRLTGYPAEDFLEGFVCFLDLLHPDDVAGVRTQAAQAVASNTPYRLEYRIRRKDGQWRWMEDHGTGVAAADGSTAYLEGMINDVTDRVEAQTVLLAAKEQAEEASRAKSDFLANMSHEIRTPLNTVLGMTELLGETDLAPRQKRYVSNLAASGGQLLELISDILDFSKIESGKLDIDLEPFALGDMLRDVAAIVRPAAEKKGLVFEVRLDPGVWGWRRGDVIRIKQILVNLASNAVKFTPSGDVCISVSADAQDAGRVLFRVTDTGEGIAKDRQQAVFDKFTQADPTVHTRYGGSGLGLTISQRLVQAMDGKIWLESEEGRGTTFFVELPLPCCPPPAEAAASPADPRAPLTSHMPVRVLVAEDVAANQEVLRLYLQDAPVALAFAATGEEAVALFRAQPFDVVLMDIEMPGMGGLEATRAIRALERETGRPRSRIQALTAHALPEFRARCLAAGCDGFLAKPLTRRDLFAELGLKAVPVLPDATDVPGAADVPGAPDAPGERPPVPPAEAGPGLVEHVPEVLKPLLPVFFQSVDRQLDEARARFGARDWDGLRRIGHTIKGTAATYGLSGLSALSLDLETAAREMDMAGARVSLEKLCQARGQVKIEYRPG, encoded by the coding sequence ATGTTCCATAAATTCTCGGCGAAAATCATCTTTGTGATCATCGCCACCATCGCGGTCATGGCGACGGGGATCGCCGCCACATCCTGGAGGAGCATCGTCGAGACCAGCTATGCGACGCAAAAAAATTCAGCCGTCAATATCCTGCGTCTGGTCGCCCAGAACATTCAGAATCAATACAGCCAGCTTGTGGATTTCGAGGTGGAGTTCATCGTCAAGCGCCGGGAACTCCTGCAACAGGAGAACGCCACGGTCCTGGCCCGCCTCGACGTCCTGTCGCGCATGTCCCAGGAAGGCAGGATCACCGAGGAGCACGCCAAGCGTCAGGCCTTGGAGTGGATCGACAGCCACAGAACGCCCCAGCGGGATGTCATCGTCTTCGACAAGGACGCGGTCAGTTTGTCCCAGGCCGACCGGGCCATGATCGGCAAGCCGCTGACGGGATTTCGCAACATCCGTGGCGGGGATGCCTTTGCCAGCATGATCGAGCGGCTGGACAACGCCCGTGAGAATTATGCGGTCATTTCCTGGCCGACCTCCCCCGGCGGGCCCACGCGCAAGCAATTGGCCATCTCTTCCGCCTTCCCGGCCTGGGGATGGGTTATCGCCAGGACCGAACCCATCGACAGCCTGGAGGATATCGTGGCCTCCAAACGCGAGGCCATTCTCAGGGATGTGACCCGGACCATGCAGGAGACAGACCTTCCGGGCTCGGGCTCTCTTTTTCTGGTGCGCGGCGACGGGGAAATCCTCATGCATCCCTCGCTTCCCCGGGGGCCGCTGGACAGTTCCCTGGCCGCGAGCCTCATACCCCGCCTGAAGGCGGCCGCGCAAACCCCCGGCGTCCCGTTTTCCTTTGCCTGGCCGCCCCCCGGAAATCATGAGCCGCCAAGCCAGGAAATCGTTTTTGCCCAATATTTCAAGCCCTTTGACTGGTACATCTGCTACAGCCTCAAGGAGGAGGATCTGTCTGCCGCCGCCACCGGCCTGACCCGGGAGCTTCTGGAGATCATCCTGGTGGCGGCTCTGTTGAGCATCGCCACCCTGCTGTACTTCCTGCGGCGGTTCACCCGGCCCGTCCTCAAGCTTATGGAACTGATCACAGGGCTGCCCGAGCGGGAGTTCGTGCTGGATCAGCGCGGCCACGAGACCCTGGCCATGCTTTCGGAAGGGCGAACCGACGAGGTCGGCCGGTTGAGCGACGCCTTCCGGGGGCTTTTGGGGCGGCTGGAAAGCCACCTGGAGGAACTGGGCCAACTCGTCCTGGAGCGGGCCATGCACATCCGGGCCCTGGAAAACGCCGCACTCACGTTGGAGGCCCGGGTGTCGGAGCGAACGGGCAACCTGCGGCGCGCCAACGAGCGGCTCACCCTGGAGATACGCCAGCGGGAGGAGGCCACCGACTCCCTGCGCAGCAGCGAGGAAAAGTTCCGGGCCCTGGCCGAGAGCATGCCCGGCATGGTGTACCTCGTGAAAAACGACGACCAGTTCACCATGCTCTATCTCAACGGGTATGCGCGACGCCTGACGGGATATCCTGCGGAGGATTTCCTGGAAGGCTTTGTCTGCTTCCTGGACCTTCTACATCCCGACGACGTGGCGGGCGTGCGCACCCAGGCCGCCCAGGCGGTGGCGTCCAACACGCCCTACCGGCTGGAATATCGCATCCGGCGCAAGGACGGGCAGTGGCGCTGGATGGAGGATCATGGCACCGGGGTGGCGGCGGCGGACGGCAGCACAGCCTATCTCGAAGGGATGATCAACGACGTGACGGATCGTGTCGAGGCCCAAACAGTGCTGCTTGCGGCCAAGGAGCAGGCAGAGGAGGCCAGCCGGGCCAAGTCGGATTTTCTGGCCAACATGAGCCACGAGATTCGCACGCCCTTAAACACCGTCCTGGGCATGACCGAGCTGCTCGGAGAAACGGACCTGGCCCCCCGCCAAAAGCGGTACGTCTCCAACCTGGCCGCCTCCGGCGGGCAACTGCTGGAACTCATCAGCGATATTCTCGATTTCTCCAAGATTGAGTCGGGAAAACTGGACATTGATCTGGAGCCGTTTGCGCTGGGCGACATGCTGCGCGATGTGGCCGCCATCGTCCGTCCGGCGGCCGAGAAAAAAGGCCTGGTCTTCGAGGTGCGGCTCGACCCCGGGGTGTGGGGCTGGCGGCGGGGAGATGTTATCAGGATCAAACAGATTCTCGTGAACCTGGCCTCCAACGCGGTCAAATTCACCCCCTCCGGAGACGTCTGCATCAGCGTGTCGGCCGATGCCCAGGACGCAGGCCGCGTGCTGTTTCGCGTTACGGACACGGGCGAGGGCATCGCCAAGGACAGGCAGCAGGCGGTTTTCGACAAGTTCACCCAGGCCGATCCCACGGTTCACACCCGGTACGGCGGCTCGGGGCTCGGGCTGACCATTTCGCAAAGGCTGGTGCAGGCCATGGACGGGAAGATCTGGCTTGAGAGCGAGGAGGGCCGTGGTACGACCTTTTTTGTCGAGCTGCCCCTGCCCTGCTGCCCGCCGCCAGCCGAGGCCGCAGCCAGCCCGGCCGACCCCCGGGCGCCGTTGACCAGCCATATGCCCGTGCGGGTTCTGGTGGCCGAGGATGTGGCTGCAAACCAGGAAGTGTTGCGCCTGTATCTGCAGGACGCCCCCGTGGCGCTGGCCTTTGCCGCAACGGGCGAGGAGGCCGTGGCCCTGTTTCGGGCGCAACCCTTCGATGTGGTGCTCATGGATATCGAGATGCCCGGGATGGGCGGCCTTGAGGCCACCCGGGCGATCCGGGCCCTGGAGCGCGAGACGGGCCGCCCGCGGTCGCGCATCCAGGCCTTGACGGCCCACGCCCTGCCCGAGTTCCGGGCTAGATGCCTGGCTGCCGGGTGCGACGGATTTTTAGCCAAACCGCTGACGCGGCGCGACCTTTTTGCGGAGCTCGGGCTTAAGGCCGTCCCGGTTTTGCCCGACGCGACCGACGTGCCGGGCGCGGCCGACGTGCCGGGCGCGCCAGACGCGCCGGGCGAAAGGCCGCCCGTCCCCCCGGCCGAGGCCGGGCCGGGGCTCGTGGAGCATGTTCCCGAGGTGCTCAAGCCCCTGCTGCCCGTGTTCTTTCAGTCAGTGGACAGGCAGTTGGACGAGGCCCGGGCCAGGTTCGGGGCTCGGGACTGGGACGGCCTGCGCCGCATCGGGCATACGATCAAGGGGACGGCCGCCACCTACGGCCTGTCCGGCCTGTCGGCCTTAAGCCTTGACCTGGAAACTGCGGCGCGGGAAATGGACATGGCGGGCGCCCGGGTCTCCCTGGAAAAATTGTGCCAGGCCCGGGGGCAGGTGAAGATCGAATACCGGCCGGGATGA
- a CDS encoding response regulator, producing the protein MKFLIVDDDLAMCHILTFYLARYARCFSATSTAEALKLFTQHLRREPFHTVFMDIEMPGFKGHDIVELFHEAEEKSRIPERQRFNLVMVSAHADLDNINISLYKNRAKCFIKKPFTEDELLQELRAAKILDGNVM; encoded by the coding sequence ATGAAGTTTCTGATTGTCGACGACGACCTGGCCATGTGCCATATCCTGACATTCTACCTGGCCCGGTATGCCCGGTGCTTTTCCGCCACCAGCACTGCCGAGGCCTTGAAGCTGTTCACCCAGCATCTTCGGCGGGAACCGTTTCATACGGTGTTCATGGACATCGAGATGCCGGGATTCAAAGGCCATGACATCGTGGAGCTGTTCCATGAGGCCGAGGAAAAGAGCCGCATCCCGGAGAGGCAGCGATTCAACCTGGTCATGGTCTCGGCCCATGCCGATTTGGATAACATCAACATTTCCCTGTATAAAAACAGGGCCAAGTGCTTTATCAAGAAACCCTTCACCGAGGACGAGCTCCTGCAGGAACTGCGGGCGGCAAAGATACTGGACGGAAACGTGATGTAA
- a CDS encoding ABC transporter substrate-binding protein, with product MKLCRISPVFSLFVLCLALPPFAFAQQNYQPVHKNGEGKWRIGFYQGGEYNDYAPVTKALVGRLAELGWIKPSIGECLATARDSESVWTCLTRADSDYLEFVADAFWTAQWKDDLRQARRADFMNRATTRRDLDLVLALGTWAGQDLATDEHDIPVLVCSTSNALFSGIVQSAEDSGHDHVHARVDPTRYARQVRLFHRIVGFKRLGVVYENSREGISYAGMDQIGPVARELGFELVTCEAPFSGVTQAEAEGAVLACHEELAAKVDAVYLTIHRGLNMKSIGRLLEPLFARNIPTFAMGTLYEVNAGAMMSMAQPDFRYAGDFYAETMARILRGERPRDISQILLDPQDVRVNIAVAKRIGFHLPVDIISDAQETLSVIEDYREQPDSAGK from the coding sequence ATGAAATTGTGCAGGATTTCGCCCGTCTTTTCTCTCTTTGTGCTGTGTCTGGCATTGCCGCCGTTCGCCTTTGCCCAGCAGAATTATCAGCCGGTACATAAAAACGGCGAGGGAAAGTGGCGCATCGGTTTTTACCAGGGCGGCGAATACAACGACTATGCCCCTGTCACCAAGGCCCTGGTGGGGCGTTTGGCTGAACTGGGATGGATCAAGCCGTCCATCGGGGAATGCCTGGCCACGGCCAGGGATTCCGAATCGGTCTGGACCTGTCTGACCCGGGCGGACAGCGACTATCTGGAGTTCGTGGCGGACGCCTTCTGGACGGCGCAGTGGAAAGACGATCTGCGCCAGGCCCGGCGGGCCGATTTCATGAACCGGGCCACGACCCGGCGTGACCTGGATCTGGTCCTGGCCCTGGGAACCTGGGCCGGGCAGGATCTGGCCACGGACGAACACGATATCCCGGTGCTGGTCTGCTCGACGTCAAACGCCCTGTTTTCGGGGATTGTCCAAAGCGCCGAGGATTCCGGACACGACCATGTGCATGCCCGGGTCGATCCCACCCGGTACGCCCGGCAGGTCCGGCTGTTCCACAGGATCGTGGGGTTCAAAAGGCTGGGCGTGGTCTATGAGAATTCCCGGGAAGGGATCAGCTATGCGGGCATGGACCAGATCGGGCCTGTGGCCCGGGAACTCGGTTTCGAACTGGTGACCTGCGAGGCGCCGTTTTCCGGCGTGACCCAGGCGGAGGCCGAGGGGGCCGTCCTGGCCTGCCATGAGGAGTTGGCCGCCAAGGTGGACGCCGTCTACCTGACCATCCATCGCGGCCTGAACATGAAAAGCATCGGCCGACTCCTGGAGCCGCTTTTCGCCCGCAACATTCCCACCTTCGCCATGGGAACCCTCTACGAGGTCAATGCCGGGGCCATGATGAGCATGGCCCAGCCGGACTTTCGCTATGCCGGGGATTTCTACGCCGAGACCATGGCCCGGATACTGCGGGGCGAGCGGCCACGGGACATCAGCCAAATCCTGCTCGACCCCCAGGACGTGCGGGTCAACATCGCGGTGGCCAAGCGCATCGGATTCCACCTTCCCGTGGACATCATAAGCGACGCCCAGGAAACGCTGAGCGTCATTGAGGACTATCGCGAACAGCCGGATTCGGCTGGAAAATAG